One stretch of Diorhabda carinulata isolate Delta chromosome 5, icDioCari1.1, whole genome shotgun sequence DNA includes these proteins:
- the LOC130894221 gene encoding uncharacterized protein LOC130894221: MPVGGRVAGKVSGIVSNNYNGRSYQGINEEIIWVSIGMGIAIAVLITIALCYIMREKCIERREYYITA; the protein is encoded by the exons ATGCCTGTAGGTGGTAGAGTTGCAGGGAAAGTAAGTGGAATAGTTTCCAATAATTACAACG ggCGATCGTACCAGGGGATCAACGAAGAAATAATATGGGTCAGTATAGGAATGGGAATAGCGATCGCTGTACTTATAACGATAGCACTTTGTTATATAATGAGAGAAAAGTGTATAGAAAGGAGGGAGTATTATATAACTGCATGA